The following are encoded together in the Pectobacterium punjabense genome:
- the fumC gene encoding class II fumarate hydratase, whose product MSTTRSEKDSMGPIDVPAERLWGAQTQRSLEHFRISEEKMPQALIYALAQTKRAAARVNMDLALLPADRGNAIIQAADEVLADKHAGEFPLAIWQTGSGTQSNMNMNEVLANRASELLGGERGNNRLVHPNDDVNKSQSSNDVFPTAMHVAAVVAINEHLIPELKVLHATLASKAEQFKDIVKIGRTHLQDATPLTLGQEISGWAAMLQHNLKHIENSVPHICELALGGTAVGTGLNTHPEYAVRVAAELAELTGQPFVTSPNKFEALATCDALVHGHGALKGLAASLMKIANDVRWLASGPRCGIGELSIPENEPGSSIMPGKVNPTQCEALTMLCCQVMGNDVAVNIGGASGNFELNVYRPMVIHNFLQSIRLLADGMKSFDEHCAVGIEPNHDRITQLLNESLMLVTALNTHIGYDKAAEIAKKAHKEGLTLKAAALKLNYLTEVQFDEWVRPEEMVGSLKK is encoded by the coding sequence ATGAGCACGACGCGTAGTGAAAAAGACTCAATGGGGCCAATTGATGTTCCTGCTGAACGTTTATGGGGAGCTCAGACGCAACGGTCACTGGAGCATTTCCGTATTTCTGAAGAGAAAATGCCACAAGCGCTGATTTATGCGCTGGCGCAAACCAAGCGTGCGGCGGCCCGTGTCAATATGGACCTCGCGCTTCTGCCTGCCGATCGAGGGAATGCGATTATTCAGGCAGCGGATGAAGTGTTAGCGGATAAACACGCGGGAGAATTTCCGTTAGCGATCTGGCAGACGGGGTCTGGCACGCAAAGCAATATGAATATGAATGAAGTGCTGGCTAATCGTGCCAGTGAGCTACTGGGGGGAGAGCGAGGCAACAATCGGCTGGTTCATCCGAACGATGATGTCAACAAAAGCCAGAGCTCTAACGACGTGTTCCCGACGGCGATGCATGTTGCTGCCGTGGTTGCGATCAACGAACATCTGATTCCTGAACTGAAAGTATTGCACGCGACGCTAGCATCGAAGGCTGAGCAGTTTAAGGATATTGTCAAAATCGGTCGTACGCATTTACAGGACGCAACGCCGCTGACGCTAGGGCAGGAAATCTCCGGCTGGGCAGCGATGTTGCAGCATAACCTGAAGCACATCGAAAACAGCGTGCCGCATATTTGCGAGCTGGCACTGGGCGGTACGGCGGTAGGAACCGGACTAAACACGCATCCTGAATATGCGGTACGTGTAGCAGCGGAACTGGCGGAACTCACTGGCCAGCCATTTGTTACCTCACCGAATAAATTTGAAGCGCTGGCGACCTGTGACGCGCTGGTTCATGGGCATGGTGCCTTGAAGGGGCTGGCAGCATCGTTAATGAAGATTGCTAACGATGTGCGTTGGCTGGCATCTGGCCCGCGCTGTGGCATCGGTGAACTGAGTATTCCTGAAAACGAACCGGGCAGTTCAATCATGCCGGGCAAGGTCAACCCGACCCAGTGTGAAGCGCTGACAATGCTGTGTTGCCAGGTGATGGGCAATGACGTCGCCGTGAATATCGGTGGAGCTTCTGGTAACTTTGAGCTGAATGTATACCGCCCAATGGTGATTCATAACTTTCTGCAATCGATTCGCCTGCTGGCTGACGGTATGAAGAGCTTCGATGAGCACTGTGCAGTGGGGATTGAGCCTAACCACGATCGCATCACCCAACTGTTAAACGAATCGTTGATGCTGGTAACTGCGCTGAACACGCATATTGGCTATGACAAAGCGGCAGAGATTGCCAAAAAAGCGCATAAAGAAGGGCTGACGCTGAAGGCGGCGGCGCTCAAACTGAACTATCTCACTGAAGTGCAGTTCGATGAGTGGGTCCGACCAGAAGAAATGGTCGGTAGCCTAAAGAAATAA
- a CDS encoding bile acid:sodium symporter family protein, translating into MGWLQRLRIDKFLLVLILVVVTASILPAEGTVKVFFEYLTTAAIALLFFMHGAKLSREAITTGMGHWRLHLVVFASTFILFPLLGMGMSLLSPIVLTPTLYLGFLYLCALPATVQSAIAYTSMAGGNVAAAICSASASSILGVFLSPILVGLLMQTQGGETDTLHAIGSIIMQLMVPFVIGHLSRPLIAKWVERHRKLINITDRSSILLVVYVAFSEAVVEGIWGQINGWSLLAVVGCSMVLLAIVLVVNTLAARKLGFNTADEITIVFCGSKKSLANGIPMANVLFPAAAVGAMVLPLMIFHQIQLMVCAALAQRYAKRLAKEQDTSHQ; encoded by the coding sequence ATGGGGTGGTTACAACGGTTACGTATTGATAAGTTTTTATTGGTTCTGATTTTGGTCGTGGTGACAGCGTCGATCCTTCCTGCTGAAGGCACCGTAAAGGTTTTCTTTGAGTACCTGACAACGGCGGCAATTGCTCTGCTGTTCTTTATGCACGGTGCGAAGCTCTCGCGTGAAGCGATTACTACCGGTATGGGGCACTGGCGTTTGCATTTGGTGGTGTTTGCCAGCACATTTATTTTATTTCCGCTGCTGGGAATGGGCATGAGTCTGCTGTCGCCGATTGTGCTGACGCCGACGTTATACCTTGGTTTCCTCTATCTGTGCGCGCTACCGGCGACGGTGCAGTCGGCGATAGCGTATACCTCTATGGCCGGGGGGAATGTAGCGGCGGCAATCTGTAGTGCGTCTGCCTCCAGCATTTTGGGCGTGTTCCTCTCGCCGATTCTGGTCGGTTTACTGATGCAAACGCAGGGGGGCGAAACGGATACGCTACACGCCATTGGTTCCATTATCATGCAATTGATGGTGCCTTTCGTCATTGGACATTTGTCTCGTCCGCTGATTGCCAAATGGGTCGAACGCCACCGTAAGCTGATTAATATTACTGACCGGTCATCGATTCTTTTAGTGGTGTATGTTGCCTTTAGTGAGGCGGTGGTTGAGGGCATTTGGGGACAGATAAACGGCTGGTCGCTGTTGGCAGTGGTAGGTTGTTCTATGGTACTGCTAGCCATTGTGCTGGTGGTGAATACGCTGGCTGCGCGCAAGTTGGGCTTTAATACCGCTGATGAAATCACCATTGTTTTCTGTGGTTCGAAAAAGAGCCTGGCGAATGGGATTCCTATGGCGAACGTACTGTTTCCTGCAGCTGCTGTTGGCGCGATGGTGTTGCCGTTAATGATCTTCCATCAAATTCAATTGATGGTTTGCGCCGCGCTGGCACAACGTTATGCCAAACGGCTAGCCAAGGAACAAGATACGTCTCATCAGTAA
- a CDS encoding SgcJ/EcaC family oxidoreductase: protein MLKKTVLTLAMLGTLASASVQAAQHVDCVKTDQKQIASLFDRWNASLQTGDAKKVDKNYAPDAVLLPTLSGKPRTNDAERIDYFEHFLAKKPVGKIDTRTIRIGCNDAVDTGTYTFTFGDGSVAKARFTYTYIWDGKQWLISSHHSSATPNG from the coding sequence ATGTTAAAAAAAACGGTGTTAACTTTAGCAATGCTAGGGACGTTGGCTTCCGCATCCGTACAGGCAGCGCAGCATGTGGACTGTGTGAAAACCGATCAAAAACAGATTGCATCGTTATTTGACCGCTGGAATGCGTCGTTGCAAACCGGTGATGCGAAGAAAGTTGATAAAAACTATGCGCCGGATGCCGTACTGTTACCGACATTATCAGGTAAACCGCGCACGAATGACGCGGAGCGTATTGATTATTTCGAGCATTTCCTGGCGAAAAAACCAGTTGGAAAAATTGACACCCGCACGATTCGTATCGGCTGTAATGACGCGGTTGACACCGGAACCTATACCTTCACATTTGGTGATGGAAGCGTAGCCAAAGCACGCTTTACCTATACCTATATTTGGGATGGGAAGCAGTGGTTGATCAGTTCACACCACTCATCGGCAACACCAAACGGGTGA
- a CDS encoding arsenic resistance protein produces the protein MSALKPLMETYQTAIYFFAVIAAVAAAMVLPETERLDVVINPALALMLFVTFLQVPLTTIGKSITQIRFIGALLVANFIVIPLLVAALLPFLPTEPLVKLGIILVLLAPCIDYVVTFAHLGRADAARLLAATPILLILQMLALPFYLTLFLGHDAAELIAFAPFIDAFIWLIAVPLALAALLQWLAPRQHTMAVFSDALGYLPVPATALVLFIVVAAVIPQLRTTWEGVLLAIPFYLLFALLAPLLGWLTSRAFRLDSAGGRSVAFSASTRNSLVILPLALAIPGALPLLPAVIVSQTLVELLSELIYIRAIPRLNAPETEQKNQ, from the coding sequence ATGTCCGCGCTGAAACCTCTTATGGAAACCTATCAGACCGCGATCTACTTTTTTGCTGTAATAGCCGCAGTGGCAGCAGCCATGGTTCTACCAGAAACAGAGCGACTGGATGTCGTGATTAATCCGGCGCTGGCACTGATGCTGTTTGTCACGTTCCTGCAAGTTCCGCTGACTACGATTGGAAAAAGCATCACTCAGATTAGGTTCATTGGCGCACTGCTCGTTGCCAACTTCATCGTAATCCCCTTGCTGGTCGCGGCGCTGCTCCCCTTTCTTCCTACCGAACCGTTGGTCAAACTGGGCATCATATTGGTGTTACTTGCACCGTGTATTGACTACGTGGTGACATTCGCGCATTTGGGGCGTGCCGATGCCGCCCGCCTGTTGGCCGCAACACCCATACTGTTGATACTACAAATGCTGGCGTTGCCCTTTTATTTGACGTTATTCCTTGGCCATGATGCCGCTGAGCTTATCGCTTTCGCGCCCTTTATCGACGCATTTATCTGGTTGATTGCCGTGCCTTTAGCGTTGGCTGCCCTTCTACAATGGCTAGCGCCACGCCAGCATACGATGGCAGTATTTTCGGATGCGTTGGGTTATCTACCTGTTCCCGCTACCGCGCTGGTACTATTTATTGTGGTTGCGGCAGTCATTCCTCAGTTGCGAACCACGTGGGAGGGGGTTTTACTCGCCATACCGTTTTATCTGCTTTTCGCACTGTTAGCACCGTTGCTCGGCTGGTTGACTAGCCGCGCGTTCCGGTTGGATTCTGCTGGAGGGCGGTCCGTGGCGTTTAGTGCCAGCACGCGCAATTCTTTGGTTATTCTACCGCTCGCGTTGGCAATACCGGGCGCGTTACCGCTACTTCCGGCCGTGATCGTCAGCCAAACTTTAGTCGAGCTACTCAGCGAGCTTATTTATATCCGGGCTATCCCCAGGTTGAATGCGCCAGAAACAGAGCAAAAAAACCAATAA
- the add gene encoding adenosine deaminase yields MIDSLLPLTDIHRHLDGNIRAQSILELGRQFNIALPANDLEALRPHVQITKNEPDLLSFLQKLDWGVAVLGSLDACRRIAYENVEDAMKAGLDYAELRFSPYYMAMNHKLPIAGVVEAVIDGITAGSRDFDTDIRLIGIMSRTFGTEACQQELDALLSQRDRIVALDLAGDELGHPGAQFTSHFQQARDAGWHITVHAGEAAGPESIWQAINHLGAERIGHGVTAIIDPRLMTHMAEHGIGIESCLTSNIQTSTVESLDKHPLIHFLRYGIPATINTDDPAVQGIEIRHEYEVAAPLAGLTEVETRKAQENGLNIAFISEQEKQQLREKVLRKRGAA; encoded by the coding sequence ATGATTGATTCACTCCTGCCACTGACGGATATCCACCGCCACTTGGATGGTAATATCCGCGCCCAGAGTATTCTGGAGCTTGGACGTCAGTTCAATATTGCGTTACCTGCCAACGATCTTGAGGCACTTCGCCCTCATGTTCAGATCACTAAAAACGAGCCAGACTTACTGAGTTTTTTACAAAAACTCGACTGGGGTGTCGCCGTTCTCGGTTCACTGGACGCCTGTCGCCGTATCGCCTATGAGAACGTTGAAGATGCGATGAAAGCCGGGCTGGATTACGCCGAGCTGCGCTTCTCTCCCTACTATATGGCGATGAATCATAAGTTACCGATTGCTGGCGTTGTTGAAGCGGTGATCGACGGTATTACCGCCGGGAGTCGTGATTTCGATACCGACATTCGTCTGATTGGCATCATGAGCCGGACATTCGGCACTGAAGCTTGTCAGCAAGAACTGGATGCCCTGTTGTCCCAACGCGATCGTATCGTGGCGCTCGATTTGGCGGGTGATGAACTGGGACACCCTGGTGCGCAGTTTACTTCTCATTTCCAACAAGCTCGCGATGCTGGCTGGCACATCACCGTTCACGCAGGTGAAGCCGCCGGGCCTGAAAGTATTTGGCAGGCGATTAATCATTTGGGCGCAGAGCGCATTGGACATGGCGTTACTGCGATTATCGATCCTCGCCTGATGACACACATGGCCGAACATGGGATTGGCATTGAATCCTGTCTGACATCCAACATCCAAACCAGTACGGTGGAATCACTGGATAAACATCCGTTGATCCACTTCCTGCGTTACGGCATTCCAGCCACTATCAACACAGACGATCCCGCGGTTCAAGGCATTGAGATCCGTCATGAATATGAAGTCGCTGCTCCCCTTGCTGGCCTGACGGAAGTCGAAACCCGTAAAGCGCAGGAGAATGGCCTGAACATTGCGTTTATCAGCGAGCAAGAAAAGCAACAGCTGCGTGAGAAGGTTTTGCGCAAACGTGGAGCGGCCTGA
- the manA gene encoding mannose-6-phosphate isomerase, translating to MQKMLNSVQHYAWGSKHALNELYGIDNPNDLPMAELWMGAHPKSSSAIIDEKGNTRSLRDVIAEDAITHLGAAVTQRFGELPFLFKVLCAEQPLSIQVHPSKSAAEQGFEKENAAGIPLDAAERNYKDANHKPELVYALTPFQAMNGFRELSEIVHLLEPIASAHPSIVAFLQQPDAKNLAMLFTNLLSMEGEQKSRALGVLKAALNSQNGEPWATIRAITHYYSDDSGLFSPLLLNVITLQPGEAMFLFAQTPHAYLKGVALEVMANSDNVLRAGLTPKYIDIPELLENVVFEAKPANQLLTTPQRQGNELSFPIPVDDFAFSLHELSENPQTLSQNSAAVVFCVDGHAVLQKNEQRLSLRPGESCFISASESPITVEGQGRLARVFNR from the coding sequence ATGCAAAAAATGCTCAATAGTGTCCAGCACTACGCCTGGGGCAGCAAGCACGCCTTAAATGAGCTTTATGGCATTGATAACCCTAATGATTTACCGATGGCAGAACTGTGGATGGGCGCCCATCCCAAAAGTAGTTCAGCGATTATTGATGAAAAAGGCAACACTCGCAGCTTACGTGACGTCATTGCCGAAGACGCCATAACTCATCTTGGCGCAGCGGTTACACAGCGTTTTGGTGAATTACCCTTTTTATTTAAAGTGTTATGCGCAGAGCAACCGCTCTCCATTCAGGTTCATCCAAGTAAATCAGCAGCAGAACAAGGCTTTGAGAAAGAGAATGCCGCTGGCATCCCGCTCGATGCGGCTGAAAGAAACTATAAAGATGCCAATCACAAACCAGAATTGGTCTACGCGTTAACGCCTTTTCAGGCGATGAACGGGTTTCGAGAATTATCTGAAATTGTGCATCTACTCGAGCCGATAGCCAGTGCACATCCGTCAATCGTCGCGTTTTTACAACAGCCCGACGCGAAGAACCTCGCCATGCTGTTCACCAATCTACTCAGTATGGAAGGCGAACAAAAGTCACGTGCACTCGGCGTATTGAAAGCCGCGCTAAACAGTCAGAACGGTGAACCTTGGGCGACGATCCGCGCGATTACACACTATTATTCCGATGACAGCGGGTTGTTCTCCCCGCTACTACTAAACGTGATTACGCTTCAGCCTGGCGAAGCCATGTTCCTGTTTGCTCAAACGCCACATGCCTACCTGAAAGGCGTGGCATTAGAAGTCATGGCGAACTCGGATAACGTGCTGCGTGCGGGATTAACGCCGAAATACATTGATATTCCAGAGCTACTGGAAAATGTCGTGTTTGAAGCCAAACCAGCAAACCAATTACTGACGACGCCGCAGCGCCAAGGTAATGAACTCAGCTTCCCTATCCCTGTGGATGATTTTGCTTTTTCACTGCACGAGCTGAGCGAAAATCCACAAACGCTCAGCCAAAACAGTGCTGCTGTTGTATTTTGCGTTGACGGTCATGCCGTCCTGCAAAAAAATGAGCAGCGACTCTCGCTACGCCCAGGAGAATCCTGCTTTATTTCCGCCAGTGAGTCACCGATAACGGTTGAGGGACAAGGGCGTCTCGCTCGCGTATTTAACCGATAA
- a CDS encoding oxidoreductase — protein MSETVRVGLLGYGYASKTFHAPLIAGTAGMELVAVSSSNAEKVHADWANLRVENDPQALFNDPDIDLIVIPTPNDTHFPLAKLALEAGKHVVVDKPFTVTLSQAYDLSAIAERVGKVLSVFHNRRWDSDFLTLKQLLSAGTLGNVVYMESHFDRFRPEVRQRWREDGSEGSGIWYDLGPHLLDQALELFGLPVAIQVDMAQLRPGSKATDYFHATLIYPQRRVVLHASMLVAAASARYTVHGTRGSFVKYGLDPQEDRLKAGERPPLADWGQDKRDGVLTLSRDGITAEQTIATIPGNYPAYYAAVRDALLGKGENPVSVHQAIQVMELIELGLLSYEQKKAVTLKNS, from the coding sequence ATGAGTGAGACCGTTCGTGTTGGACTGCTGGGCTACGGTTATGCCAGTAAGACGTTCCACGCGCCGTTAATTGCAGGGACGGCAGGGATGGAGCTGGTGGCCGTGTCCAGCAGCAATGCTGAAAAAGTGCATGCGGATTGGGCAAATTTGCGCGTTGAGAACGACCCGCAGGCGTTGTTTAACGATCCCGATATTGACCTCATTGTTATCCCCACCCCTAATGATACCCACTTCCCGCTGGCGAAACTGGCGCTGGAAGCGGGCAAGCATGTCGTCGTCGATAAACCGTTTACGGTGACGTTGTCACAAGCCTACGATCTGAGCGCGATTGCCGAACGCGTCGGAAAAGTCCTTTCTGTATTTCACAACCGCCGCTGGGACAGCGATTTTCTGACGTTGAAGCAGCTACTGTCGGCGGGAACGTTGGGAAATGTCGTGTATATGGAATCGCATTTCGATCGGTTCCGGCCTGAAGTTCGCCAGCGCTGGCGTGAAGACGGCAGCGAAGGCAGCGGGATCTGGTACGATCTTGGACCACACTTACTGGATCAAGCGCTGGAACTGTTTGGTTTGCCAGTGGCGATTCAGGTGGATATGGCGCAACTGAGGCCGGGCAGTAAAGCAACAGATTATTTCCACGCGACGCTGATTTACCCGCAACGGCGGGTGGTGTTGCACGCCAGTATGCTGGTGGCGGCGGCTTCCGCACGTTATACCGTGCATGGCACGCGCGGCAGCTTTGTAAAATACGGACTCGATCCACAGGAAGACCGTCTGAAAGCGGGTGAACGTCCGCCTTTAGCCGATTGGGGGCAGGATAAGCGTGATGGTGTGCTGACGCTGTCCCGCGATGGCATCACGGCAGAGCAAACTATCGCAACGATTCCGGGTAATTATCCGGCGTACTACGCGGCAGTACGCGATGCGCTGCTGGGTAAAGGTGAAAACCCTGTTAGCGTACATCAGGCGATTCAGGTGATGGAACTGATCGAGCTAGGGCTGCTCTCCTATGAGCAGAAAAAAGCCGTTACGCTGAAAAATAGCTAG
- the araH gene encoding L-arabinose ABC transporter permease AraH yields the protein MSTVTSATSEKKKNGMGLSRIWDNYGMLVVFAVLFLGCVIFVPNFASFINMKGLGLAISMSGMVACGMLFCLASGDFDLSVASIIACAGVATAVVINISESLWIGVGAGLLLGVAFGLLNGFVIARLKINALITTLATMQIARGLAYIISDGKAVGIEDERFFELGYANWLGLPAPIWITIGCMILFGLLLNKTTFGRNTLAIGGNEEAARLAGVPVVRTKIIIFALSGLVSAAAGIILASRMTSGQPMTSIGYELIVISACVLGGVSLKGGIGKISFVVAGVLILGTVENAMNLLNISPFSQYVVRGLILLAAVIFDRYKQLAKKTV from the coding sequence ATGTCAACGGTTACGTCTGCAACCTCAGAAAAGAAGAAAAACGGTATGGGACTGTCCCGCATTTGGGATAACTACGGCATGCTGGTGGTGTTTGCCGTGCTGTTTCTTGGCTGCGTGATTTTCGTGCCGAATTTCGCCTCGTTTATCAACATGAAAGGGCTGGGGTTGGCAATTTCCATGTCCGGTATGGTGGCGTGCGGGATGCTGTTCTGTCTGGCTTCGGGTGATTTTGATCTGTCGGTAGCCTCGATTATCGCCTGCGCTGGGGTCGCGACGGCGGTGGTGATTAATATCAGTGAAAGCCTGTGGATCGGCGTCGGTGCCGGGTTGCTGCTCGGCGTGGCGTTTGGTTTGCTCAACGGCTTCGTGATTGCCCGTTTGAAGATCAACGCGCTGATCACGACGCTGGCGACGATGCAGATTGCGCGCGGCCTGGCGTACATCATTTCCGATGGTAAAGCGGTAGGGATTGAAGATGAGCGTTTCTTCGAATTGGGCTACGCCAACTGGCTGGGCCTGCCTGCGCCAATTTGGATCACCATCGGCTGTATGATTCTATTTGGCCTGCTGCTGAACAAGACAACATTTGGCCGCAATACGCTGGCGATTGGCGGCAATGAAGAAGCGGCACGTTTGGCTGGGGTGCCCGTTGTGCGCACTAAGATCATCATTTTCGCCTTGTCTGGTCTGGTCTCGGCGGCGGCGGGGATCATTCTGGCCTCGCGAATGACCAGCGGTCAGCCGATGACGTCCATCGGGTATGAGCTGATTGTTATTTCTGCGTGTGTGCTGGGTGGCGTATCGCTAAAAGGCGGGATCGGTAAAATTTCCTTCGTGGTGGCTGGCGTGCTGATTTTAGGTACGGTCGAGAACGCGATGAACCTGCTAAATATCTCGCCGTTCTCTCAGTATGTGGTTCGTGGCCTGATTCTGCTGGCGGCGGTGATCTTCGACCGCTACAAACAGTTGGCGAAGAAAACGGTATAA
- a CDS encoding YdgA family protein: MKKSLVAVGVIVALGAIWTGASWYTGKQLAQQIDGFTDTLNTQIKQAYPNSGLKVVYRDYQGGVFSSTLAYVLQSDGTAKGTQFLAPGEELVFNETVSHGPFPLAQLKKFNLAPAMGSVHTELANTPAVKAWFELTKDKPFFTAETRVAYSGDTQSLITLVPIDHQTPEQKFSFSGADILLDIGHDLRSSKIDTTIGSVKMERKNAWGQTENVDITDFSIKGTNQKGKFDLDLGDGALSLKSMTFTVEGGEPVKLNNFSLQSSATEDDKNLAAKIAITLDSLIIGDRNLGSGNVKMSISQLDGEGTKQFLTAYQARVQKLLQDPSTMDPDAYQHDVAMSVLQYLPQLLKGNPSVEISPISWKNSKGEGAFTLALDLTDPLQSADKAADAAVSDEEKIIRQSVKKLDAKLNVPLDMLAELMIQAGPKPTNAEEQKQATEMAQQQAKMMADIGQMNQLSVTKDNAITSSLHYADGQIDFNGNKISLADFIAPYFSVPTEEGEESLPGAQEESVTPPAQ; this comes from the coding sequence ATGAAGAAATCGCTAGTCGCCGTAGGCGTTATTGTTGCTCTGGGCGCCATCTGGACCGGTGCATCCTGGTACACCGGCAAGCAATTGGCTCAGCAGATTGATGGTTTTACCGATACGTTGAATACCCAGATTAAACAAGCCTACCCAAACTCAGGGTTGAAAGTCGTTTATCGTGACTATCAGGGTGGCGTATTCAGCAGCACGCTAGCCTATGTATTACAAAGCGATGGCACAGCAAAAGGCACACAATTCCTTGCGCCTGGTGAAGAACTTGTCTTCAACGAAACGGTCTCTCATGGGCCGTTCCCGTTGGCACAGCTCAAGAAATTCAACCTCGCACCGGCGATGGGCTCTGTCCATACCGAGTTGGCTAACACGCCAGCCGTCAAAGCCTGGTTTGAATTGACTAAAGATAAGCCGTTCTTTACGGCAGAAACCCGCGTCGCCTACAGCGGTGACACACAGTCACTCATTACGCTGGTGCCGATCGACCATCAAACGCCAGAACAGAAATTTTCCTTCAGCGGCGCGGATATCTTGCTGGATATCGGGCATGACCTGCGCAGCAGCAAGATAGATACCACCATCGGTAGCGTGAAGATGGAAAGGAAGAATGCCTGGGGCCAGACAGAAAATGTCGATATCACCGATTTTTCTATCAAGGGAACCAATCAAAAAGGCAAATTCGACCTTGATTTAGGTGATGGCGCCCTATCTCTTAAATCCATGACGTTTACCGTAGAAGGTGGCGAGCCCGTTAAACTCAACAACTTCTCTCTGCAAAGCAGCGCGACAGAAGATGACAAAAATTTGGCAGCCAAAATAGCCATTACGCTGGATTCCTTAATTATCGGTGACCGCAATTTGGGTTCGGGTAACGTGAAAATGTCTATTTCGCAGCTTGATGGCGAAGGCACGAAGCAATTCCTCACTGCCTATCAGGCAAGAGTGCAGAAGCTGTTGCAAGACCCGAGCACGATGGACCCCGATGCTTATCAGCACGACGTTGCCATGTCTGTTCTGCAATATCTGCCACAGCTGTTGAAAGGCAACCCGAGCGTTGAAATCTCTCCAATCAGTTGGAAAAACAGCAAAGGCGAAGGGGCATTCACGCTAGCGCTGGATTTAACCGATCCGTTGCAGAGCGCAGATAAAGCCGCTGACGCGGCGGTATCGGATGAAGAAAAAATCATTCGTCAGTCGGTCAAAAAGCTCGATGCTAAACTCAATGTTCCTCTGGATATGCTGGCAGAGCTAATGATACAAGCAGGGCCAAAACCAACAAACGCTGAAGAGCAAAAGCAGGCGACAGAAATGGCGCAGCAGCAGGCTAAGATGATGGCGGACATCGGCCAAATGAACCAGTTGAGCGTCACCAAGGACAATGCGATTACCAGTTCACTGCACTACGCTGATGGTCAAATTGACTTCAATGGCAACAAAATATCGCTAGCCGATTTCATCGCGCCTTATTTCTCCGTTCCCACGGAAGAAGGTGAAGAGTCTCTGCCCGGTGCACAAGAAGAATCCGTTACGCCACCAGCACAATAA
- the araC gene encoding arabinose operon transcriptional regulator AraC: MYHRMAHESQPNPLLPGYSFNAYLVAGLTPILAEGPLDFFIDRPDGMKGYIINLTMKGQGQVFDGDETFFCNPGDLLLFPPKSTHFYGRSPSSDCWYHRWVYFRPRAYWADWLEWHTKSSGIGRMSLPNNQLLLEFDRLFANIEQTQRSGRRFSEELGMNLLERLLLRAMEEDPQSPQKIMDPRVIEACQFITSNLAGELRIDEVARHVCLSPSRLAHLFREQVGINILRWREDQRVIRAKLLLQTTQESIANIGRVVGYDDQLYFSRVFRKRVGVSPSDFRRRSSEINYPAAKTLPVAWGEQISHAVSG, translated from the coding sequence ATGTATCACCGTATGGCGCATGAATCTCAGCCTAATCCACTGTTGCCAGGATATTCGTTCAACGCTTACCTCGTTGCCGGTCTGACGCCAATTCTGGCTGAAGGGCCGCTCGACTTCTTTATCGATCGTCCTGATGGCATGAAAGGCTACATTATTAATCTCACGATGAAAGGACAGGGCCAGGTTTTTGATGGCGATGAAACCTTTTTCTGTAATCCCGGCGATTTGCTGCTGTTTCCGCCGAAATCGACGCATTTTTATGGGCGCTCACCGAGCAGCGACTGCTGGTACCACCGCTGGGTCTATTTCCGTCCTCGTGCCTATTGGGCTGACTGGCTGGAGTGGCACACCAAAAGTAGCGGGATTGGTCGCATGAGTTTGCCGAATAACCAACTGTTACTGGAGTTCGACAGGCTGTTTGCCAATATCGAGCAGACACAGCGTTCCGGGCGGCGTTTCTCGGAAGAGCTGGGGATGAATCTACTGGAGCGGCTGTTGCTCAGAGCGATGGAAGAAGATCCACAGAGCCCACAGAAGATTATGGACCCGCGCGTGATTGAAGCCTGCCAGTTTATTACCAGTAATCTGGCCGGAGAACTGCGTATTGACGAAGTAGCGCGGCACGTTTGTCTGTCGCCGTCGCGGTTGGCACATCTGTTCCGCGAGCAGGTCGGTATTAATATTTTGCGTTGGCGTGAAGATCAGCGCGTGATTCGCGCCAAGCTGTTATTGCAGACGACACAGGAATCCATCGCCAATATTGGCCGCGTAGTAGGGTATGACGATCAGCTCTATTTCTCACGCGTGTTCCGCAAGCGAGTCGGTGTCAGCCCCAGCGATTTTCGCCGCCGCAGCAGCGAAATTAATTATCCCGCAGCCAAAACGTTGCCCGTCGCATGGGGAGAGCAGATATCCCATGCCGTGAGCGGTTAA